A genome region from Populus alba chromosome 5, ASM523922v2, whole genome shotgun sequence includes the following:
- the LOC118047714 gene encoding uncharacterized protein — protein MAASSSSLSSDSSSSSRNRRRHRNRRDRDSLKIRKKSSSNHKSQSKRRRKHHHRHSSSSDSYDSSSDSYSSSSDSEHETSSRSKKHKKNDRSKKNKEKDRSKSHHHKRQKQKVKEQQDERNSSPVQLSKFLGRDKEDGVRRSAVSGKKILLKLEKSKEDKAAENKRNELLKFLNASCD, from the exons ATGGCGGCCTCATCATCTTCTCTGTCCTctgattcctcctcctcttcccgCAACCGTCGTCGGCACCGAAATCGTCGGGACAGAGACTCTCTCAAGATCCGAAAAAAGAGTAGCAGCAATCATAAGTCTCAGTCCAAACGCCGCCGTAAACACCACCACCGCCACTCATCTTCCTCCGATTCTTACGATTCCTCTTCAGATTCTTACTCCTCCAG TTCTGATAGTGAGCACGAGACATCTAGTCGTTCGAAGAAGCACAAAAAGAATGATAGATCGAAGAAG AACAAAGAAAAGGATCGAAGTAAGAGCCATCACCATAAACGTCAGAAGCAAAAAGTTAAAGAG CAGCAGGATGAGAGGAATAGCAGCCCTGTACAGCTTTCTAAG TTTCTAGGGCGTGACAAAGAGGATGGTGTGCGTCGTAGCGCTGTTTCTGGTAAAAAG ATTTTATTGAAACTTGAGAAATCGAAGGAGGACAAGGCcgcagaaaataaaaggaacgaaTTGTTGAAATTTCTAAATGCCAGTTGTGATTGA
- the LOC118047704 gene encoding probable pectinesterase/pectinesterase inhibitor 21 yields the protein MSYGDDSNRKRRMAIIGISSFLLVAMVVAVSVGVGLGNGGNEDLNDSSHKSTNQVSASMKAVKAICQPTDYKKTCEENLQKAAGNTTDPRELIKMAFQIAEKHVNEAYKKSKVLEELSKDPRTRGALQSCKELMTMSVDELKQSLNKVTDFDITEIEKLMADVKTWLSASITYQETCLDGFQNTTTNAGKEMKKGLKLSMELSDNLLAIVSGISSAIPSLESLGQRRLLQDDLPVLGHGDQIFPTWTDFGKRRLLAEPASKIKADIVVAKDGSGDFSTIREALDHVPIKSSKTFVLYIKAGIYQEYIDFNKSMTNLMVIGDGMETTRIVGNKNFVDGINTYHTATVVVLGDNFVAKNIGFENNAGAIKHQAVALRVSADYALFYNCSMDGHQDTLYTHAKRQFYRDCTISGTIDFVFGDASVVLQNCKFLIRKPLENQQCIVTAQGRKMRRQPSAIIIQNSTITAHPDLFPERKLFKAYLGRPWKEFSRTIIMESFIDDVIQPEGWLPWLGTFGLKTCWYAEFNNNGPGSSKAARVKWNGIKTIDRQHALDFTPGRFFKGGAWIKATGIPYTPFLVSK from the exons ATGTCTTATGGGGATGATTCAAACAGAAAGAGGAGAATGGCCATTATCGGCATCTCTTCTTTCCTCTTGGTAGCTATGGTTGTAGCTGTCTCCGTTGGCGTCGGTCTTGGCAATGGCGGCAATGAGGACCTCAATGACAGCAGTCATAAAAGCACTAATCAAGTATCTGCCTCCATGAAAGCCGTCAAGGCCATCTGCCAGCCCACAGATTACAAGAAAACATGTGAAGAAAACCTCCAAAAAGCTGCTGGAAACACCACAGATCCCAGAGAATTGATCAAGATGGCATTCCAGATTGCAGAGAAGCACGTTAATGAGGCTTACAAGAAATCAAAGGTTTTGGAGGAACTCTCAAAGGACCCAAGAACCCGTGGGGCCCTTCAGAGCTGCAAAGAGCTTATGACCATGTCGGTTGATGAGCTCAAGCAATCTCTTAACAAAGTAACAGATTTTGATATTACCGAGATAGAAAAATTGATGGCAGATGTTAAGACTTGGCTTAGTGCTTCCATCACATATCAAGAAACTTGCTTGGACGGATTCCAAAACACAACCACTAATgctggaaaggaaatgaagaaggGATTGAAGCTTTCCATGGAGCTTAGCGACAATCTCCTTGCCATCGTTTCCGGGATCTCTTCCGCAATCCCTTCATTGGAAAGTTTGGGCCAGCGCCGCCTTCTCCAAGATGATTTACCTGTTCTTGGACATGGTGATCAAATATTCCCCACCTGGACTGACTTTGGAAAGCGCAGACTTCTGGCAGAGCCTGCTTCGAAGATTAAGGCTGACATTGTTGTGGCTAAGGATGGAAGTGGAGATTTCTCAACTATCAGAGAAGCATTGGATCATGTTCCCATTAAGAGCAGCAAGACCTTTGTGTTATACATCAAGGCAGGAATTTATCAGGAGTACATTGATTTCAATAAGAGCATGACTAATTTGATGGTGATTGGAGATGGCATGGAGACTACTCGCATCGTCGGAAACAAGAACTTCGTCGATGGAATCAACACCTATCACACTGCAACAGTTG TTGTCCTCGGAGATAACTTTGTGGCCAAGAATATCGGTTTCGAGAACAATGCTGGTGCCATCAAACATCAAGCTGTGGCATTGAGAGTTTCGGCTGATTATGCTCTCTTCTACAACTGCTCAATGGACGGACACCAGGACACATTGTACACACACGCCAAGCGTCAATTCTACCGCGACTGCACCATCTCCGGCACCATCGACTTCGTCTTTGGTGACGCTTCTGTAGTCTTACAAAACTGCAAATTCTTGATCCGCAAGCCATTGGAAAACCAACAGTGCATCGTGACAGCTCAAGGCAGGAAAATGAGGAGGCAACCATCAGCTATTATCATCCAAAACAGCACAATCACAGCCCATCCTGACCTATTCCCTGAAAGGAAACTATTCAAGGCATATCTCGGCCGTCCATGGAAGGAATTCTCAAGAACAATCATCATGGAATCCTTCATTGACGATGTCATCCAGCCCGAAGGATGGCTACCTTGGCTCGGAACTTTCGGACTCAAGACTTGTTGGTACGCAGAATTCAACAACAATGGTCCTGGTTCTAGCAAGGCAGCTCGTGTGAAGTGGAATGGTATCAAGACCATTGATCGTCAACACGCCTTGGATTTCACACCAGGAAGGTTCTTCAAGGGCGGTGCCTGGATCAAGGCTACCGGAATCCCCTACACACCTTTCTTGGTCAGCAAATGA
- the LOC118047703 gene encoding F-box/LRR-repeat protein 3 isoform X2, producing the protein MSTRSTPILSVLTEDLLIRINEKLVQDSDRKTWRLICKELHRVDSLTRKTLRVLHVEFLLTLLKNYTNLHTLDLSVCPRIDDGTISLLLHHVDHSIWARNLKCLNLSRANGLKFAGLEMLVGGCKGLESVDVSYCCGFGDREAAAISGCGGLRELRMDKCLGVSDVGLAKIVVGCGRLERLSLKWCMEISDLGVELLCKKCLELKFLDVSYLKVTNESLRSIASLPKLEDLAMVGCPFVNDVGLQFLENGCPLLQKIDVARCDCVSSYGLSSLIGGHSGLLHIDAGHCFSEVSPSFVKCTQKLKNLNTIIIDGGRVSDTIFQTISNNCKSLIEIGLSKCEGVTNMGIIQLVSGCVNLKIINLTCCCSIADAAITAIANSCRNLLCLKLESCNMITEKSLEQLGLHCLLLEVLDLTDCCGINDRGLERLSRCSRLLCLKLGLCTNISDKGLLYIASNCSELHELDLYRCKNIGDGGLAALSSGCKKLRKLNLSYCIEVTDKGMKSLGYLEELSDLELRGLDKITGVGLTALVTRCKRLTYLDLKHCEKIDDSGFQLNLSYCAITDMTLCMLMGNLTRLQDVDLVHLTNVTVEGFELVLRACCVRIKKIKLVAALSFLLSSEVQGILHARGCKIRWD; encoded by the exons ATGTCAACTCGGTCTACACCTATACTTTCTGTCTTAACAGAAGATTTACTCATTCGGATCAATGAGAAACTCGTTCAAGACTCAGATCGCAAGACATGGAGGCTCATTTGCAAAGAATTACATCGAGTCGACTCACTCACACGCAAAACTCTACGTGTCCTTCATGTTGAGTTCTTATTAACTCTCCTCAAGAACTACACCAACCTCCACACTCTAGACCTCTCAGTCTGTCCACGTATCGACGACGGGACTATATCGTTGTTACTGCATCATGTTGATCACTCGATATGGGCTAGAAATTTGAAGTGTTTGAACTTGAGTAGGGCTAATGGGCTGAAGTTTGCGGGGCTGGAGATGTTGGTGGGTGGTTGTAAGGGTTTAGAGAGTGTTGATGTGTCGTATTGTTGTGGGTTTGGTGATAGGGAGGCGGCAGCGATATCGGGCTGTGGAGGGTTGAGGGAGTTGAGGATGGATAAGTGCTTAGGAGTCAGTGATGTTGGGTTGGCTAAGATTGTTGTTGGGTGTGGAAGATTGGAGAGGTTGAGTTTGAAGTGGTGTATGGAGATTAGTGATCTTGGTGTTGAGCTTTTGTGTAAGAAGTGCTTGGAGTTGAAGTTTCTTGATGTTTCTTATCTCAAG GTGACGAATGAATCGCTGCGTTCTATTGCTTCTTTGCCAAAGCTGGAGGATTTGGCTATGGTGGGATGCCCTTTTGTAAATGATGTTGGATTGCAATTTCTTGAAAATGGATGCCCTTTACTGCAG AAAATTGATGTTGCAAGGTGTGATTGTGTCAGTTCATATGGGTTAAGTTCCTTGATTGGAGGACATAGTGGTCTTCTGCATATTGATGCTGGTCACTGCTTTTCA GAAGTTTCTCCAAGCTTTGTCAAGTGCACacagaaattgaagaatctgAACACCATCATAATTGATGGGGGTCGAGTTTCTGACACTATTTTCCAGACAATCAGCAATAACTGCAAGTCTTTAATTGAAATTGGGTTGAGCAAATGCGAAGGGGTCACTAATATGGGAATTATTCAGCTGGTGTCTGGCTGTGTCAATCTGAAGATCATCAATTTAACATGTTGCTGTTCTATAGCCGATGCTGCAATAACTGCTATAGCAAACTCATGTAGGAACCTTCTGTGCCTGAAGTTAGAGTCTTGCAATATGATCACTGAGAAGAGTCTCGAACAGCTTGGATTGCATTGCTTGCTACTTGAAGTGCTTGATCTCACCGACTGTTGTGGCATAAATGACAGAG GGCTTGAACGCCTTTCTAGATGTTCCAGGCTTTTGTGTTTGAAATTAGGACTTTGCACAAACATATCAGACAAAGGACTCTTATATATTGCTTCTAATTGTTCAGAGCTTCATGAACTTGATCTATACCG CTGTAAGAATATTGGAGATGGTGGTTTAGCAGCTTTATCAAGTGGCTGCAAGAAGTTAAGGAAGCTGAACCTGTCATACTGCATTGAGGTCACTGACAAAGGGATGAAGTCTCTTGGTTATTTGGAGGAATTATCTGACTTGGAGTTGAGGGGGCTTGATAAAATCACAGGTGTAGGTTTGACAGCATTGGTTACCAGGTGTAAGAGGCTGACCTATTTGGACTTGAAACATTGCGAGAAAATTGATGATTCAGGGTTTCAG TTAAATTTGAGCTACTGTGCTATCACGGACATGACATTATGCATGCTGATGGGAAACTTGACTCGCCTGCAAGATGTGGATTTGGTGCACCTCACAAATGTCACTGTGGAGGGGTTTGAGCTCGTGCTTAGAGCCTGCTGTGTCAGAATCAAGAAGATCAAGTTAGTTGCTGCTCTAAGTTTCTTGCTTTCCTCTGAAGTACAAGGGATTTTGCATGCCAGGGGTTGCAAAATTAGATGGGATTAG
- the LOC118047705 gene encoding pectinesterase-like, with product MASKLISTLCTTSLLLLLLCSPSLANYSFSSIFNTPETICDNTRFPQFCKSSLPHNKPGTIHDYAKISFQQSLSHAQSFLWLVQHYSRLPSTLYKSTILALEDCLFLAQENIDYLSYVMETLKSSTDDALQGYQAEDLQTLLSATLTNQETCLDGLQYRSSSSSTKNALLVPISNGTMHYSVALALFTRGWAHSTMKGRYLTERKHVFSDLEDGASKGLPLIMSSKDKQIYESVSGRRVLKASNLTGVLVSKVVVVDPYGSGKFRTITEAVAAAPNNTVASNGYYVIYVVAGVYNEYVSIPKNKKYLMMIGAGINQTVITGNRSVDDGWTTFNSATFAVLGQGFVAVNITFRNTAGAIKHQAVAVRSGADMSTFYKCSFEGYQDTLYTHSLRQFYRDCDIYGTIDYIFGNAAVVLQNCNIYSRLPLDNQFNTLTAQGRTDPNQNTGTSIQNCTIRAAKDLASSNSSTKTYLGRPWKEYSTTVIMQSFIDSLIDPAGWSAWSGDFALSTLYYAEFNNTGPGSNTTNRVHWPGYHVISGTEAANFTVSNFIAGGFWLPGTGVPYVGGLQ from the exons ATGGCTTCCAAGCTAATCAGTACCTTATGCACAACTTCTCTCCTTCTCCTGCTCTTGTGTTCACCCTCTCTTGCAAATTACTCGTTTTCATCCATCTTTAATACACCAGAAACCATTTGTGACAACACACGTTTTCCCCAATTCTGCAAATCTTCTTTACCACATAATAAGCCTGGAACCATACATGACTATGCcaagatttcatttcaacaatctTTGTCCCATGCTCAAAGTTTTCTTTGGCTTGTTCAACATTACTCAAGGCTTCCCTCAACACTGTACAAATCCACCATTCTTGCCCTTGAAGATTGCCTGTTCTTAGCTCAAGAAAACATAGACTACTTGTCATACGTAATGGAAACTTTAAAGTCTAGTACTGATGATGCCCTTCAAGGCTACCAAGCTGAAGATTTACAAACCTTGCTTAGTGCAACTTTGACCAACCAGGAAACCTGCTTGGATGGGCTTCAATACAGATCATCATCCTCAAGCACCAAGAATGCCCTATTAGTCCCTATCTCTAACGGAACCATGCACTATAGTGTTGCTCTTGCACTTTTTACTCGTGGTTGGGCTCATAGCACAATGAAAGGTAGATATTTAACCGAAAGAAAACATGTGTTTTCTGACTTGGAAGATGGTGCAAGCAAAGGCTTGCCATTGATAATGTCAAGCAAGGATAAGCAGATCTACGAGTCGGTAAGTGGAAGAAGAGTCCTTAAAGCATCAAACCTTACTGGTGTCTTGGTGAGCAAAGTGGTGGTTGTGGATCCATATGGATCCGGGAAGTTTCGAACCATTACCGAAGCTGTAGCTGCTGCACCGAATAACACCGTTGCTAGCAATGGATATTATGTGATTTATGTGGTTGCCGGGGTCTATAACGAGTACGTTTCCATACCGAAGAACAAGAAATACCTGATGATGATCGGAGCAGGTATTAACCAGACTGTGATTACTGGCAACCGAAGTGTAGATGATGGATGGACAACATTTAATTCAGCAACATTTG CTGTGCTTGGTCAAGGATTTGTTGCGGTGAACATAACGTTTCGGAACACGGCAGGAGCAATCAAGCACCAAGCTGTGGCAGTAAGAAGTGGAGCAGATATGTCCACATTTTACAAATGCAGCTTTGAAGGTTACCAAGACACCTTATACACTCATTCTCTTAGGCAATTCTACAGAGATTGCGACATCTATGGCACGATCGATTACATATTCGGTAATGCTGCAGTTGTTCTTCAGAATTGCAATATCTACTCGCGATTACCCTTGGACAACCAGTTCAATACTCTGACTGCTCAAGGTCGTACTGATCCTAACCAAAACACAGGCACTTCAATACAAAATTGTACCATCAGGGCGGCTAAGGACTTGGCCTCAAGTAATAGTTCAACAAAAACATACCTAGGCAGGCCATGGAAGGAATATTCAACAACTGTTATCATGCAGTCTTTCATCGATAGCCTAATCGACCCGGCCGGTTGGTCCGCATGGTCAGGAGATTTTGCACTCAGCACACTTTATTATGCAGAATTCAACAACACTGGTCCTGGATCAAATACTACTAACAGGGTTCACTGGCCTGGTTATCATGTGATTAGTGGGACCGAGGCGGCTAATTTCACCGTGTCCAACTTCATAGCCGGAGGTTTCTGGTTGCCAGGAACAGGAGTGCCTTATGTTGGTGGTTTACAGTGA
- the LOC118047703 gene encoding F-box/LRR-repeat protein 3 isoform X1 has translation MSTRSTPILSVLTEDLLIRINEKLVQDSDRKTWRLICKELHRVDSLTRKTLRVLHVEFLLTLLKNYTNLHTLDLSVCPRIDDGTISLLLHHVDHSIWARNLKCLNLSRANGLKFAGLEMLVGGCKGLESVDVSYCCGFGDREAAAISGCGGLRELRMDKCLGVSDVGLAKIVVGCGRLERLSLKWCMEISDLGVELLCKKCLELKFLDVSYLKVTNESLRSIASLPKLEDLAMVGCPFVNDVGLQFLENGCPLLQKIDVARCDCVSSYGLSSLIGGHSGLLHIDAGHCFSEVSPSFVKCTQKLKNLNTIIIDGGRVSDTIFQTISNNCKSLIEIGLSKCEGVTNMGIIQLVSGCVNLKIINLTCCCSIADAAITAIANSCRNLLCLKLESCNMITEKSLEQLGLHCLLLEVLDLTDCCGINDRGLERLSRCSRLLCLKLGLCTNISDKGLLYIASNCSELHELDLYRCKNIGDGGLAALSSGCKKLRKLNLSYCIEVTDKGMKSLGYLEELSDLELRGLDKITGVGLTALVTRCKRLTYLDLKHCEKIDDSGFQVLAYYSRNLRQLNLSYCAITDMTLCMLMGNLTRLQDVDLVHLTNVTVEGFELVLRACCVRIKKIKLVAALSFLLSSEVQGILHARGCKIRWD, from the exons ATGTCAACTCGGTCTACACCTATACTTTCTGTCTTAACAGAAGATTTACTCATTCGGATCAATGAGAAACTCGTTCAAGACTCAGATCGCAAGACATGGAGGCTCATTTGCAAAGAATTACATCGAGTCGACTCACTCACACGCAAAACTCTACGTGTCCTTCATGTTGAGTTCTTATTAACTCTCCTCAAGAACTACACCAACCTCCACACTCTAGACCTCTCAGTCTGTCCACGTATCGACGACGGGACTATATCGTTGTTACTGCATCATGTTGATCACTCGATATGGGCTAGAAATTTGAAGTGTTTGAACTTGAGTAGGGCTAATGGGCTGAAGTTTGCGGGGCTGGAGATGTTGGTGGGTGGTTGTAAGGGTTTAGAGAGTGTTGATGTGTCGTATTGTTGTGGGTTTGGTGATAGGGAGGCGGCAGCGATATCGGGCTGTGGAGGGTTGAGGGAGTTGAGGATGGATAAGTGCTTAGGAGTCAGTGATGTTGGGTTGGCTAAGATTGTTGTTGGGTGTGGAAGATTGGAGAGGTTGAGTTTGAAGTGGTGTATGGAGATTAGTGATCTTGGTGTTGAGCTTTTGTGTAAGAAGTGCTTGGAGTTGAAGTTTCTTGATGTTTCTTATCTCAAG GTGACGAATGAATCGCTGCGTTCTATTGCTTCTTTGCCAAAGCTGGAGGATTTGGCTATGGTGGGATGCCCTTTTGTAAATGATGTTGGATTGCAATTTCTTGAAAATGGATGCCCTTTACTGCAG AAAATTGATGTTGCAAGGTGTGATTGTGTCAGTTCATATGGGTTAAGTTCCTTGATTGGAGGACATAGTGGTCTTCTGCATATTGATGCTGGTCACTGCTTTTCA GAAGTTTCTCCAAGCTTTGTCAAGTGCACacagaaattgaagaatctgAACACCATCATAATTGATGGGGGTCGAGTTTCTGACACTATTTTCCAGACAATCAGCAATAACTGCAAGTCTTTAATTGAAATTGGGTTGAGCAAATGCGAAGGGGTCACTAATATGGGAATTATTCAGCTGGTGTCTGGCTGTGTCAATCTGAAGATCATCAATTTAACATGTTGCTGTTCTATAGCCGATGCTGCAATAACTGCTATAGCAAACTCATGTAGGAACCTTCTGTGCCTGAAGTTAGAGTCTTGCAATATGATCACTGAGAAGAGTCTCGAACAGCTTGGATTGCATTGCTTGCTACTTGAAGTGCTTGATCTCACCGACTGTTGTGGCATAAATGACAGAG GGCTTGAACGCCTTTCTAGATGTTCCAGGCTTTTGTGTTTGAAATTAGGACTTTGCACAAACATATCAGACAAAGGACTCTTATATATTGCTTCTAATTGTTCAGAGCTTCATGAACTTGATCTATACCG CTGTAAGAATATTGGAGATGGTGGTTTAGCAGCTTTATCAAGTGGCTGCAAGAAGTTAAGGAAGCTGAACCTGTCATACTGCATTGAGGTCACTGACAAAGGGATGAAGTCTCTTGGTTATTTGGAGGAATTATCTGACTTGGAGTTGAGGGGGCTTGATAAAATCACAGGTGTAGGTTTGACAGCATTGGTTACCAGGTGTAAGAGGCTGACCTATTTGGACTTGAAACATTGCGAGAAAATTGATGATTCAGGGTTTCAGGTACTCGCCTATTACTCACGGAACTTGCGACAG TTAAATTTGAGCTACTGTGCTATCACGGACATGACATTATGCATGCTGATGGGAAACTTGACTCGCCTGCAAGATGTGGATTTGGTGCACCTCACAAATGTCACTGTGGAGGGGTTTGAGCTCGTGCTTAGAGCCTGCTGTGTCAGAATCAAGAAGATCAAGTTAGTTGCTGCTCTAAGTTTCTTGCTTTCCTCTGAAGTACAAGGGATTTTGCATGCCAGGGGTTGCAAAATTAGATGGGATTAG
- the LOC118047706 gene encoding putative pectinesterase/pectinesterase inhibitor 22, translating to MALANFLFILFFLPSLEALSNETPSEEQTLNTQSLIMQACSGVENQSSCLSNFQDELRKSGPTAHSVLHAALRATLDEAMRAIDTITKFNALSVSYREQVAIEDCKELLDFSVSELAWSLKEMNNIRAGVNNVHYEGNLKAWLSAALSNPDTCLEGFEGTDRHLENFIRGSLKQVTQLIGNVLALYTQLHSLPFKPPRNDNATTTNSGSDKFPEWMTEGDQELLKGSSLGMHIDAIVAADGTGHYRTITEAINEAPSYSNRRYIIYVKKGVYRENIDMKRKKSNIMFVGDGIGQTVVTGNRNFMQGWTSFRTATVAVSGKGFIARDMTFRNTAGPLKHQAVALRVDSDQSAFYRCSMEGYQDTLYAHSLRQFYRECEIYGTIDYIFGNGAAVFQNCKIYTRVPLPLQKVTITAQGRKNPHQSTGFSIQDSYIFASQPTYLGRPWKQYSRTVFMNTYMSALVQPRGWLEWYGNFALSTLWYGEYRNHGPGALLSGRVKWPGYHIIQDAATAKFFTAAQFIDGLSWLPSTGIKFTAGLSN from the exons ATGGCCTTagctaattttctttttattttatttttcctaccTTCTCTTGAAGCTTTATCCAATGAAACCCCATCAGAAGAACAAACATTAAATACACAATCTTTGATCATGCAAGCTTGTAGCGGTGTTGAAAACCAGAGTTCATGCCTATCAAATTTTCAAGATGAGCTCAGAAAGAGTGGTCCTACTGCACATTCTGTTCTCCATGCTGCCCTTAGGGCAACGCTCGATGAGGCGATGCGAGCCATTGATACGATCACCAAGTTCAATGCGTTGTCTGTCAGTTATCGTGAACAAGTCGCGATCGAGGATTGCAAAGAGCTTCTTGATTTCTCAGTATCCGAGTTAGCATGGTCCTTAAAGGAGATGAACAATATCCGAGCAGGCGTAAATAATGTTCACTACGAAGGAAACTTGAAAGCTTGGCTTAGTGCTGCACTAAGCAACCCAGATACGTGCCTTGAAGGATTTGAAGGCACAGATCGACATCTCGAGAACTTCATCAGAGGAAGCCTGAAACAAGTCACGCAGCTAATTGGCAACGTCTTAGCTTTGTATACTCAGTTGCATAGCTTACCTTTTAAACCTCCACGAAACGATAATGCTACTACCACAAATTCAGGTTCAGATAAGTTCCCAGAGTGGATGACAGAAGGTGATCAAGAGCTTCTGAAAGGCAGTTCTCTTGGTATGCACATAGATGCAATTGTAGCTGCAGATGGCACCGGTCACTACCGTACCATCACAGAGGCCATTAACGAAGCTCCAAGCTATAGTAATAGAAGGTATATCATATATGTGAAGAAGGGAGTTTATAGAGAAAACATTGAcatgaagaggaagaaatcCAATATCATGTTCGTCGGGGACGGTATTGGACAGACTGTGGTCACAGGCAATCGCAATTTTATGCAAGGATGGACTTCCTTTAGAACTGCTACTGTGG CTGTGTCTGGGAAGGGATTCATAGCAAGAGACATGACATTTCGCAACACGGCTGGACCATTAAAGCATCAAGCCGTGGCCCTTCGAGTTGATTCGGACCAATCCGCCTTCTACCGGTGCAGCATGGAAGGCTATCAAGACACCCTCTATGCTCACTCTCTCCGCCAATTTTACCGTGAATGTGAGATTTATGGCACCATAGATTACATCTTTGGCAATGGTGCTGCTGTGTTCCAGAATTGCAAGATATACACTAGAGTGCCACTACCACTACAGAAGGTTACAATCACTGCTCAAGGCAGGAAAAACCCTCACCAAAGCACCGGATTTTCGATTCAAGATAGCTATATCTTTGCCTCGCAACCGACATACTTAGGGCGGCCATGGAAGCAATACTCCAGGACAGTTTTCATGAACACATACATGAGCGCTCTGGTCCAGCCTAGAGGGTGGCTTGAGTGGTATGGGAACTTTGCATTAAGCACATTGTGGTATGGTGAGTATAGGAACCATGGCCCTGGAGCGTTACTCTCCGGCCGGGTCAAATGGCCTGGCTACCATATCATTCAGGATGCTGCCACAGCTAAATTCTTTACCGCCGCACAGTTCATCGACGGCTTGTCATGGCTGCCATCGACCGGCATCAAGTTCACAGCAGGCTTGAGCAATTAA